The DNA segment TAGGAGCAGAATACGGCGACAGGAACAAAACAACAGAAGATGAAGTTAACTTTTGTGtcccattttttaaattatcaaaagaaatataatttgaatattttaattatatttcagaTTTACtataaacaatttaaatatgatataaagttatttttaataaatgaataatgcttattttttataaataaaaaaatatttttggtttgaatatttaaattatttttattatattatgtaattttttgtattgaacattttattttattttttgtttatagtttttaaatctTGCAATACAAtctctttaatatttatttttttatttaatttaaaatttaaatattgacacattatattaaattaaatatatctttgtttgtatatatattatgtattatatttaatagaTATATTCATAATAATCTTAACcatacttaaaattaatttttgaaatattatattaaaaagtatattgtttcttgatttcgataaccttttataattttcttctcaatttttcttaaaaaatattaataatgaaacAATTTATTATTCGATCTATGTTATATAAattctatttaaatttatttgtataaaaaaataaaaacccgCCTTTGCAGTACGGATTACGGAAAACACTCACCTTGAAACTGCAttccaaaaagagagaaaaaaaagtatggTTAAATGGCTGAATCATTGACCAAAATACACACACCTGTCACAATTCACAACACAAGTTAAGAATGTGCAGAGTGCAGTGTCCCAAGGTACTCATCACACATGACAGCCAGGTGGGGTCCTACTTCCTACCAAACCagataataaattgaaaattactcaTCATACTTTATGCTAATTTACATATTCATAGACATCAAAAGAAAGATATATAAGGTCCGTTTGCTAgagtaaaacattattttttttatatgcttcAAGAGAAAATagaagcaaaattaaaaaaagatttaattttaagaaataattttttcctttcatatttcttctagtttaaatttcaattttttttttctctctgctGAATAGAGATGGTGTGATGCTTATAGAAGAAAGGAAATATCTAATCCTACATTTGGTTAAGTGGAAAAAAATCGAGACAATAgagaaaagtttaaaatttaaatttaaaaaatagaatttttaatttataaaaatccatttttcttttactttttttaaaactaaacaaCGGAAAGACATTGTGTTATCcatgtttttctctctctattttcttttttctcattttcatcccttccaaaaatataaattaattaatatgaaattttttattttaattaacaacttTAGTTTCTGTCTTAAACATGTAAtcgttttaaatattaaaaaagctTTATTATCCGTAGttgttttaccaaaaaaattaaaagaagagaaataggaaaaaaaagtatcaaTTAAGTGTATATACTGTATGGATGTTTATATATCGTTTTTGTAATGAAAATAAGAGTCTCGCTTAAGACATTattgaagaaattaataaaaaatgttaaaaccactctcaaaatgaaatcataataaatatattaacaatacatttaataaaaaaaatcatttaactaATTTCTTGATTGATGTTTGTCTAAAAAACAAAGTTGTAAATTAGAAAGACCCCCACTCCAGAAAACAAAATTCTAGTTTCCCTTTCTTGGATAGGAAAATAGCAATACAAAAGGGCCACGTTGAATAGTTTACCATGAACAAGGTtgctttgattttgattttgattttgtccACGCCAACCTTTGTTTCCACGCCGCCCCCAAAAAAGAGCTTTGGCATTTTCCACACACCCAAGACCCATCGGGGCCATCCCAGCCACCGACTCAGGCGACATGTTTCAATCACAACCGTCCATTTTAACCTTCCAAGTCTTGTTTTTCAACCGTCAAAAAGACCATTTTGAGGAAACAGCCATGAACTATCACGGAAAGTGAAACACACCCTCATCACCCCCTTCCTTCCTTCCCTTCacacatctctctctctctatatcaACCATATCGATCCCTCACATTCCAAACGACAATGTTGCCTCCAACGTTATTACTATCTCTACGTCTCTTCCTAGCTTTTTCATAAGAAACAACTTATTTATAGTATTATGGCAAGCCTTAGAATTCGACCACCTTTGAAGGACAAGGACATCATTGGGAGGTTCATGCCTGATGGTCGTTGTTGCAAGAAGCACCCCAAACACCGCCAATCACCCGGCGTATGTTCTCTTTGTTTGAGAGACAAGCTTTCTCAACTATCTTCGGCatgctcatcttcttcttcttcgcgtAAAACAACATTCATTTCTTCGTGTCATTCgtcttcctcctcttcttctttaACCTCCTATTGCTCCTCTTCCGCCTCTTCTTGCGCCTCTCCAAcgcttcctttcccttttcatAAAGATTCAAAGAGTGGCTCCAATTCGGTTTCCATCTTTTTGTTGAGCGCAAAACCTGGTGGAATACTCAAAAGTAGGTCAATGAGCGTTGTTGCAACAAGGAGAAGAACAAAAGGTCAAGATGAAGGTGATGATCGTAATAAGAAGAGTGGCATGAAAAGTGGGTTTTGGTCCAAGTTGCTTCATCCCAGAACCAAAAGCAAGAGAATGGAGGAGATCAAAGGCACTAAGCAGCTGGTTCATACTAGGTCTCTAATACAAACTGTGACATAGCTAGTGATGCATGATCATTTGTTCGATCGtctctaattataattagtgattctttctttcattttttaatccCACCCTTTAATTTTTGAGTGGATTATATTTATGTCGTTGAATATTAATTAGTTCGTGTGTACAATTTCCCTTCTGCAAAAGCAGGAAACAAAAATAGAGATCTTGTATTGCATGATATGCttgtaattgtttttgtatataaatGAACACTTTTTGGATCATTAATTAATAGGGAGGGAATAACTAAAGGCaaatataagaattaatatACATAACCAGATGTACGTACAGTacgtatatatattaaattgtacACGGATCAATATGCTAGAGATTGTTCCTTTTAGATCTGATTCtatcaaaattatttgtatGTTATCACTGGCGGTTATAGATGTAATTATTGACAAGAGGAGAGGTCGGAGAATACTTATTCAGTTCAACATGTTGATTAACTAGTTTGGCGCGCAGAGAAACATGTATTGCTGGCATGACTTGGCAATATCGATCTATGGCTGTAATATTTGAGGCTGTGTTCTCATCCATTCATTAGGATAAACTAAATAATGCCCCAgttgagaaataaaatttaatttaataaaaatgaaaaaaatatatctctCTCAACAAGTGtttaaggaataaaaataattaaaaatgcagtGAAAATACAGTATTTCATgcacaaaacttttttttttttcaaatccttAATTAACAAGTGTCCGGCCAGGAACACTCATTGGCAttgttaccaaaaaaaaaaatcaagaaatattGTAATTAGAGAGGAAGATCACTTtcattaattttacttattttaataatataaaaatatctttgcTGTGGATGACAAATGCTAGTAACTcacttaatttattattagttgaactttattagaaatcataaatttatatgagttttatttctaatttattaagtttttcactcaaaaatttgtagtttttaataaattttaagcaaaaaaaaatgtattagagTGTGTGTTGTTAACAGTTACTCCCTTGAGTGATTATGTGAATTATTATTAtccatttttattgaaaattattattcatttttagtgGTTAAATTATCAAGAAATATTGAGTTATTataatctaataatatttttttttttaagagaatccAATTATTGTTGTTAATGGATAACACTTATATTTGAATGATTGATGTTATATATCTTTATACGTATGAAAAATGTCAATACCACTCTTTTTCGCTATATATGTCCAACaatataatatgtatttatGTACTATTATTTATCTTTGATTAATAAACCgttctaaaaaaaatgtaaatatttattaaaagcaaaataacataattaaattttacacaATAATGTCATGTGAAAACCTTACATAAGAGGTTCATTTCCTCACTTGAATGGTTATCACTTTTTTACTTATCAGTCTTTTTTGAGCAGTCAAAGTAAATTATAGAAATGTGAAATTAAATTGTTTGACTCTAATTACAATCTGAATAATTTCTCTTAAGAATTTAACGTTTTTAGCCCATTGAATTAAACATTACTTCTAAGTGATTTTCTAAGTCATTTTTCCATGCATTTTCTAATATATGCAACATGCCAACATCAAGAAAATTTATTCGAGGTGACAAAATTCAATGGTGGGTTCACGGTGTTCGATCGGGgactttgaattttctttttcgtttctttccttagccttttgtttttaaaatttttaatttttaatttctcttgttCTTTTCGCATATGCAGAGATTAGTCATAATAGGAAAATCGTAACCCTAGCTACTTGACAGCTCGTAGATATTAGATAATACCCGTGGGACCATTGTATATATTCCTCCTCGCAATTTTCTTTGCATGCGTTGTAAAGTTCAAACTTCTGAATTGGCACCACAAAGCTGAAAATTAATGTCTTCTTCATATCTTGAACACGCAGgatttaaaaattgaagttaaTTAAGGAAAGGCAGAAAGAAGACCTAGATCCAATCTTCGCGGCAATCTCAAAGACTACACATTCTAGTACAAGAAAAATGTCGTTGTACTcactcataaaaaaatgaaaatattatgcAAGCAAAACACACATACTTCATACTTGCAAAGATTTCTCAATTAATTAATGCAGCTAACTACCCTTTTCTTGTGTCATTTATTAGTTGCGATCTCTTGaaaactgaaattaaattatttcattttgtttaattaGAACTTAGAAGAAGGATCAATATACCAAAGGagtttaattaatatgattgaGTAAAGTACGTGAGTATTTTAAAATCTTTAGTACTATCTTTATTTCCTgtcgataaaaaaaagaaaaaaaatcagtatattaattattatcaagTCAGATATACGTATTAATTAGAATTTAGCTAAAGCAAGTTTTAACTTTGAACGGTGGAGCagtttcacttttttattttccatcaaAGTCTATaataagaaagaacaaaaaaaatagtgaaatcactttttgGTTGCTTCAGTAAGCAACAATACTAACACGTATGAATTGCTTTTTACACAATCCATGTAAAGAGTTAATCGTAAATATCCACTGTTAAGATTGTCCTTATCGAGAGCATGATCTCGTaaccaaaatgaaaatatttaatgtccaaaaaaatgaaatagcaTTG comes from the Glycine soja cultivar W05 chromosome 6, ASM419377v2, whole genome shotgun sequence genome and includes:
- the LOC114415297 gene encoding uncharacterized protein DDB_G0271670-like produces the protein MASLRIRPPLKDKDIIGRFMPDGRCCKKHPKHRQSPGVCSLCLRDKLSQLSSACSSSSSSRKTTFISSCHSSSSSSSLTSYCSSSASSCASPTLPFPFHKDSKSGSNSVSIFLLSAKPGGILKSRSMSVVATRRRTKGQDEGDDRNKKSGMKSGFWSKLLHPRTKSKRMEEIKGTKQLVHTRSLIQTVT